A genomic segment from Asterias amurensis chromosome 6, ASM3211899v1 encodes:
- the LOC139938620 gene encoding beta-1,3-galactosyltransferase 5-like: protein MKIATIFKYVFLYGLALFETFCFLRYISSDHERSVLKTKSIQTKDSREIQTELVNLQATSTLQASSSRNVTGNVTTSPTADPGQLTTVSGQPVVNPHRFKFTMHNRDACFNRNNSNGELFLVLLVKCAPFEKLDREQIRKTWGGVKEVFGRRVLTMFLLGESTDPIIRKQIQEENREFHDLIQEDFIDVYVNLTYKNMMGLKWVSMYCPQTSFVFSVDADMMINIVTLVRRLSKMPKTDFAEGHLRTNVIVERGKKSKWYIPKEVYAPKRYPPFLNGACYAMSRDVAVRVFDNSKFVPFLRLDDAFVGITMSKIGVIPMLSPMYEQYSGKYAEAMKKGIGVGILHNRHRLNANMLSLWHKLVGSQIEQIN from the coding sequence ATGAAAATTGCCACCATCTTCAAGTATGTGTTCCTTTACGGACTAGCACTATTTGAAACATTTTGCTTCTTACGTTACATTTCTTCTGATCATGAGCGAAGTGTACTTAAAACAAAGAGTATACAAACGAAAGATAGCAGAGAAATACAAACAGAGCTCGTCAACCTGCAAgctacctccacgctgcaagcAAGTAGTAGTCGTAACGTTACTGGAAACGTCACAACTTCACCGACGGCGGACCCTGGACAATTAACTACTGTGTCTGGACAACCAGTAGTCAATCCACATCGTTTTAAGTTTACAATGCACAACCGAGATGCCTGCTTCAACAGGAACAACTCAAACGGAGAACTCTTCTTGGTTTTGCTCGTCAAATGTGCGCCGTTCGAGAAGTTGGACCGAGAGCAAATCCGGAAAACTTGGGGAGGTGTGAAGGAGGTGTTCGGTAGACGGGTCCTGACGATGTTTCTTCTAGGGGAGTCAACGGACCCCATCATTCGGAAACAAATTCAAGAGGAAAACCGTGAATTTCATGATCTTATCCAAGAAGACTTCATCGATGTTTACGTAAATCTGACTTACAAGAACATGATGGGACTGAAATGGGTATCGATGTACTGCCCTCAAACCAGCTTTGTATTCAGTGTAGATGCTGACATGATGATTAACATTGTTACACTGGTAAGACGTCTGTCCAAAATGCCAAAGACTGATTTTGCAGAAGGACATCTTAGGACAAATGTCATCGTTGAGAGAGGGAAAAAATCCAAGTGGTACATCCCAAAGGAGGTTTACGCTCCTAAAAGGTATCCACCTTTTCTTAATGGCGCTTGCTACGCAATGTCTCGAGATGTGGCTGTACGTGTCTTCGACAATTCCAAGTTTGTACCGTTCCTTCGTCTCGACGATGCATTTGTAGGAATAACTATGAGCAAAATCGGCGTCATTCCGATGCTTTCTCCGATGTACGAGCAGTATTCTGGGAAGTACGCTGAGGCGATGAAAAAGGGTATTGGAGTTGGAATACTTCACAACAGACATCGCCTCAATGCTAACATGTTGAGCCTTTGGCATAAACTAGTTGGATCACAAATTGAGCAGATAAACTAA